Proteins encoded in a region of the Clostridium beijerinckii genome:
- a CDS encoding sensor histidine kinase, giving the protein MHEFHDRTKGEIVDSNTQIDENLINKFNIINLFGKETLEDIQEKISRATGLAFVTVDYKGEPITKMTSFTEFCSEIRKNKKAECVCKSSDAFGGIQAAVTQKNCVYFCPCGLLEIAIPIIVRGHYLGGFIGGQVRCLDAPSGVSKLENVIKHSQNYREDKHMLSLFESVQLYDYEKFMSVAELISLIINQLGEKEAYRLMQKNSLKKEVEELNNSKKELEIENALKKNELINLRAQLNPHFLINVLNSISNLAAIEDSPKTNEMIVMFADYLKQSLGSQKSYTNLSDEFENIEKYLKIQKVKYGNLLQYSINMNEKMHYQRIPSHIIMPFVEYAVFYGIATKNNGGKVAVTSYYEGKDVVICISDNGSGFSDEAIAKKFKIYKGGYEGESIQISISNAREKLITLFGEKYDTFIENTEGEGTRSIIRFPIKFEERNV; this is encoded by the coding sequence ATGCATGAATTCCATGATAGAACAAAAGGTGAAATCGTTGACAGCAATACGCAGATTGATGAAAATTTAATTAATAAATTTAATATAATCAATTTATTTGGCAAAGAAACATTAGAGGATATTCAAGAAAAGATATCTAGAGCAACAGGCCTTGCATTTGTTACTGTTGATTATAAAGGTGAACCAATTACCAAAATGACTTCTTTCACAGAATTTTGTAGCGAGATTAGAAAAAATAAGAAAGCAGAATGTGTCTGTAAGTCTTCCGATGCTTTTGGTGGAATTCAGGCAGCAGTTACGCAAAAGAATTGCGTATATTTTTGCCCTTGCGGATTACTTGAAATTGCAATACCTATAATCGTTAGAGGCCATTACCTAGGTGGCTTTATTGGTGGACAAGTGAGATGCTTAGATGCACCTTCAGGAGTAAGTAAACTTGAAAATGTAATAAAACATTCCCAAAATTATAGGGAAGATAAGCATATGTTAAGTTTGTTTGAGTCTGTTCAATTATATGATTATGAAAAATTTATGAGTGTTGCGGAATTAATTTCTCTTATTATAAATCAATTGGGAGAGAAAGAAGCATATAGATTGATGCAAAAAAACTCATTAAAAAAGGAAGTTGAGGAATTAAATAATTCTAAAAAAGAACTTGAAATAGAAAATGCATTGAAAAAAAATGAACTTATAAATCTCAGAGCTCAATTAAACCCACATTTTTTAATCAATGTTTTGAATTCGATTTCTAATTTAGCAGCCATTGAAGATTCACCTAAGACAAATGAAATGATTGTAATGTTTGCAGATTATTTAAAGCAGAGTTTAGGTAGTCAAAAGAGCTATACAAATTTATCAGATGAATTCGAAAATATTGAAAAATATTTGAAGATTCAGAAAGTTAAGTATGGAAATTTGCTTCAATATTCAATTAACATGAATGAAAAAATGCATTATCAAAGAATCCCAAGCCATATTATTATGCCATTTGTGGAATATGCTGTTTTTTATGGAATTGCAACAAAGAATAATGGTGGAAAAGTAGCGGTAACTTCTTATTATGAAGGTAAGGATGTTGTTATATGTATTTCTGACAATGGATCTGGATTTAGTGATGAGGCAATAGCTAAGAAATTCAAGATATATAAAGGTGGTTATGAGGGAGAATCTATTCAGATAAGCATTTCCAATGCAAGAGAAAAGCTCATAACATTATTTGGTGAAAAGTATGATACCTTTATTGAAAATACTGAAGGAGAAGGTACAAGGAGTATTATAAGATTTCCAATAAAATTCGAAGAAAGGAATGTCTAG